Proteins from one Arthrobacter sp. Soc17.1.1.1 genomic window:
- a CDS encoding metallopeptidase family protein — MPFNVSREEFEEAVDDAIDLIPDDLARAMDNVAIFVVEEYEPAPGEPADTELLGLYEGTPLTERDSWWDAGSLPDRISIFRGPLMRLCASREELVEEILVTVVHEVAHHFGIDDERLHELGWN, encoded by the coding sequence GTGCCGTTCAATGTATCGCGTGAAGAGTTCGAGGAAGCCGTCGACGACGCCATCGACCTGATTCCCGACGATCTCGCCCGCGCCATGGACAACGTGGCGATCTTCGTGGTGGAGGAGTACGAGCCCGCACCGGGCGAGCCGGCCGACACCGAACTGCTGGGCCTCTACGAGGGGACACCGCTCACCGAGCGCGACTCGTGGTGGGATGCCGGGTCGCTGCCGGACCGCATCAGCATCTTCAGGGGACCCCTCATGCGCCTGTGCGCATCCCGCGAGGAACTGGTGGAGGAGATCCTGGTGACCGTGGTCCATGAGGTGGCTCACCACTTCGGCATCGACGACGAGCGGCTCCACGAACTCGGCTGGAACTGA
- a CDS encoding Asp23/Gls24 family envelope stress response protein, which produces MTEQPMGRPLPVLPGAPAGRTVIGDPAAMKIATIAARSVPGVHALGPGAGRALGAIRDAVGASDPSHGVKVEVGQTQLAVDISLVAEYGYALHALADAVRVAVYDALTDLIGLEVIEVNVEVLDVHLPQPGETKAERVRTTAPAVSGAPTGATQIKPPVE; this is translated from the coding sequence ATGACCGAGCAACCCATGGGGCGGCCACTGCCCGTCCTCCCCGGCGCACCGGCCGGCCGGACCGTCATCGGTGATCCCGCCGCCATGAAGATCGCGACCATCGCCGCCCGCTCGGTGCCGGGCGTCCACGCCCTGGGGCCCGGTGCCGGGCGCGCGCTCGGGGCGATCCGCGACGCCGTCGGAGCGAGCGACCCGTCCCACGGCGTCAAGGTGGAGGTCGGGCAGACCCAGCTCGCGGTGGACATCAGCCTCGTCGCCGAGTACGGCTACGCCCTCCACGCGCTCGCGGACGCCGTGCGGGTCGCTGTCTACGACGCCCTCACCGACCTGATCGGGCTCGAGGTCATCGAGGTCAACGTCGAGGTCCTGGACGTACACCTGCCGCAGCCGGGCGAGACCAAGGCGGAGCGCGTCCGCACCACAGCACCCGCGGTGTCCGGGGCACCCACGGGGGCCACCCAGATCAAGCCGCCCGTCGAGTGA
- a CDS encoding DUF2273 domain-containing protein: MTPTTIGMAVGAVLAFAALIFGFWGFLLTLVLVLCGAVIGRIAEGRLDLRGVLDALSGRRSSS, translated from the coding sequence ATGACACCCACCACCATCGGCATGGCTGTCGGAGCGGTCCTCGCCTTCGCCGCCCTGATCTTCGGCTTCTGGGGCTTCCTCCTCACCCTGGTGCTGGTGCTCTGCGGCGCCGTCATCGGCAGGATCGCCGAGGGCAGACTCGATCTCCGTGGTGTCCTCGACGCCCTGTCCGGCCGACGCTCCTCCTCGTGA
- a CDS encoding DUF6286 domain-containing protein produces MSADPLQRTPPAPPSTARLVRRELHSSRALPSVVVAVLLIAGCLVLLFEAVLKAVGDEPFLLDVEAAAARLGTLPSGVPASLLGAASVLLLVVGGLLLLLAVLPGRRARYTIPNERTAVVVDAEVVASSLARRARVAAGVAPEQILVTVGRSTVTVQVRPTSGVPVDAEAVRAAVADDLRRSSVEPEPRIGVVVAESGVIGQ; encoded by the coding sequence GTGAGTGCCGACCCGCTCCAGCGCACACCCCCTGCGCCGCCGTCGACGGCCCGGCTGGTGCGCCGGGAGCTGCATTCGTCACGCGCCCTTCCCTCGGTCGTCGTCGCCGTCCTCCTGATCGCCGGGTGCCTGGTCCTCCTGTTCGAGGCCGTGCTCAAGGCCGTGGGGGACGAGCCGTTCCTGCTCGACGTCGAGGCGGCGGCCGCTCGGCTCGGCACGCTTCCCTCGGGGGTCCCGGCGTCGCTGCTCGGGGCGGCCTCGGTCCTGCTCCTGGTGGTCGGCGGTCTGCTGCTCCTCCTCGCCGTCCTGCCCGGGCGCCGCGCGCGCTACACCATCCCGAACGAGCGCACCGCCGTCGTCGTCGACGCCGAGGTGGTGGCCTCGTCCCTCGCCCGGCGGGCACGCGTGGCGGCGGGCGTCGCACCCGAGCAGATCCTCGTGACGGTGGGGCGCAGTACCGTCACGGTGCAGGTCAGGCCCACCTCCGGGGTGCCCGTCGACGCCGAGGCCGTCCGTGCGGCCGTCGCGGACGACCTCCGGCGCTCCAGCGTGGAACCCGAGCCGAGAATCGGTGTCGTCGTCGCCGAGTCGGGGGTGATCGGGCAGTGA
- a CDS encoding ABC transporter substrate-binding protein, protein MATIRSRKFLLPAAALSVSLFALAGCGAGGSDSAGDSSDADCADYESYGTFDGAEVSVYASIVDLEAEYLENSWADFSECTGIEVAFEGSKEFETQVGVRAQGGTAPDLAIFPQPGLLAAQAGNLKPAPQAVSDLVDEGWSPDWKKYGTVDGTFYGAPMLANIKGYVWYVPATFEEKGWEVPTTWDEMTELTEKIASEEEEIKPWCAGFESGEATGWPGTDWVEDAVLREHGPEVYDQWVAHEIPFDDPRIVESFDRVGEILKNDDFVNGGFGDSRSILSTAFAEAGQPVLDGQCAMHHQASFQAANWPEGTNVAEDGDVWAFMTPPVDPAAGTAITGGGEMVGAYADRPEVVALQTYMATAEFANARVAQGGAISANKGLDPALAGSDLDRQSIELLQDPTTVFRFDASDLMPGAVGSNSFWSGIVNWINGSSTEEITQSVEDSWPSS, encoded by the coding sequence ATGGCGACCATTCGCTCACGGAAGTTCCTGCTGCCTGCCGCAGCACTCAGTGTTTCCCTCTTCGCGCTCGCCGGGTGCGGCGCCGGAGGATCCGACAGCGCCGGGGATTCGAGCGACGCGGACTGCGCCGACTACGAGTCCTACGGCACGTTCGACGGCGCAGAGGTCAGCGTCTATGCCTCCATCGTCGATCTCGAAGCGGAATACCTCGAGAACTCATGGGCCGACTTCTCGGAGTGCACCGGCATCGAGGTGGCCTTCGAGGGCTCCAAGGAGTTCGAGACCCAGGTCGGCGTCCGCGCCCAGGGTGGCACTGCTCCCGACCTCGCGATCTTCCCCCAGCCGGGCCTCCTCGCTGCCCAGGCGGGCAACCTGAAGCCGGCACCGCAGGCGGTCTCGGACCTCGTCGATGAGGGCTGGAGCCCGGACTGGAAGAAGTACGGCACCGTCGACGGCACCTTCTACGGAGCGCCGATGCTCGCAAACATCAAGGGCTACGTCTGGTACGTCCCTGCGACCTTCGAGGAGAAGGGCTGGGAAGTCCCCACCACCTGGGACGAGATGACCGAGCTCACCGAGAAGATCGCCAGTGAGGAAGAGGAGATCAAGCCCTGGTGCGCAGGCTTCGAATCCGGCGAGGCCACAGGCTGGCCGGGGACGGACTGGGTCGAGGACGCCGTACTCCGCGAGCACGGCCCGGAGGTCTACGACCAGTGGGTCGCCCACGAGATCCCCTTCGACGATCCGCGGATCGTCGAGTCCTTCGACCGCGTCGGTGAGATCCTGAAGAATGACGACTTCGTCAACGGAGGGTTCGGCGACTCGCGCTCCATCCTCTCGACCGCCTTCGCCGAAGCCGGCCAGCCGGTCCTCGACGGACAGTGCGCCATGCACCACCAGGCATCCTTCCAGGCCGCCAACTGGCCCGAGGGAACCAACGTCGCCGAGGACGGCGATGTCTGGGCCTTCATGACTCCTCCCGTCGATCCTGCCGCCGGCACTGCGATCACCGGCGGCGGCGAGATGGTCGGCGCGTACGCGGACCGTCCCGAGGTCGTCGCACTGCAGACCTACATGGCCACGGCTGAATTCGCCAACGCCCGCGTCGCCCAGGGTGGCGCTATCAGCGCCAACAAGGGACTGGACCCGGCACTCGCCGGATCCGACCTCGATCGCCAGTCGATCGAACTGCTGCAGGATCCCACCACGGTCTTCCGGTTCGACGCTTCGGACCTGATGCCTGGTGCCGTCGGTTCCAACTCCTTCTGGAGCGGCATCGTGAACTGGATCAACGGCTCGTCCACCGAGGAGATCACGCAGTCCGTCGAGGACAGCTGGCCCAGCTCCTGA
- a CDS encoding carbohydrate ABC transporter permease, producing MEDIAEKGLQVVVGLAVFAAIIGLIMLVVDRAPKSGREKVQIAGFLAPALVLLAFGLVYPALQTSYLSFTDRNGEFVGLDNFVWMFTQPEALVTLRNTVIWVVLVPLLASSIGLAYAVFIDRARGEKALKALVFMPMAISFVGAGVIWRFVYAYKGAEQDQIGLLNQILVWFGQEPKQFLLDAPENTLFLIAVMIWIQTGFAMVVLSAAIKGIPTEIVEAARLDGASAWQQFTNVTIPTIRGSLIVVVTTITIGTLKVFDIVRTMTAGQYETSVVANEMYTQAFRAGEPGRGAALALILFLMVLPVVVYNARLLRKQKEIR from the coding sequence GTGGAAGATATTGCAGAAAAAGGGCTACAGGTGGTGGTCGGACTCGCCGTCTTCGCCGCCATCATCGGTCTGATCATGCTGGTTGTCGACCGCGCCCCGAAGTCGGGCCGGGAAAAGGTCCAGATCGCCGGCTTCCTCGCTCCGGCCCTCGTGCTGCTGGCGTTCGGACTCGTGTACCCCGCGCTCCAGACCTCGTACCTGTCATTCACTGATCGCAACGGCGAGTTCGTGGGGCTGGACAACTTCGTCTGGATGTTCACGCAGCCGGAGGCCCTCGTCACCCTGAGGAACACCGTCATCTGGGTGGTCCTCGTGCCGCTGCTGGCCTCGTCGATCGGTCTCGCCTACGCGGTGTTCATCGACCGGGCCCGTGGCGAGAAGGCCCTCAAGGCCCTGGTGTTCATGCCCATGGCCATCTCCTTCGTCGGTGCCGGCGTCATCTGGCGGTTCGTCTACGCCTACAAGGGCGCCGAGCAGGATCAGATCGGGCTCCTCAACCAGATCCTCGTGTGGTTCGGGCAGGAACCCAAGCAGTTCCTGCTCGATGCCCCCGAGAACACACTCTTCCTCATCGCCGTCATGATCTGGATCCAGACGGGCTTCGCCATGGTGGTCCTGTCCGCGGCCATCAAGGGCATCCCCACGGAGATCGTCGAGGCGGCGCGGCTCGACGGCGCCAGCGCCTGGCAGCAGTTCACCAACGTCACGATCCCCACCATCCGCGGCTCCCTCATCGTGGTGGTCACCACCATCACCATCGGCACGCTAAAGGTCTTCGACATCGTCAGGACGATGACCGCGGGGCAGTACGAGACCTCGGTCGTCGCCAACGAGATGTACACCCAGGCGTTCAGGGCGGGTGAACCCGGACGGGGTGCCGCGCTGGCCCTGATCCTGTTCCTGATGGTGCTGCCCGTGGTCGTCTACAACGCCCGGCTGCTCCGCAAGCAGAAGGAGATCCGATGA
- a CDS encoding carbohydrate ABC transporter permease yields the protein MQRRVRQRLTSRTATAAAVIIAVIWTIPTFGLLVSSFRPEDNIKGNGWWNVITDRQFTLENYADVLSPGGSQSPNLLSYFVNSLAIVIPGTIFTLVLGAMAAYMFAWGRFRGKDSLFIFVFALQIVPLQMALIPLLQLFTQVLKFGDVQLLPSGTYAQLWVAHTIFGLPLAIFLLHNFIAEIPGEVIEAARVDGAGHSTIFWRIIVPLATPALASFGIFQFLWLWNDLLVALVFSGGGADVAPITQRLAEIQGSRGGEWQRLTAGAFVSIIVPLAVFFGLQRYFVRGLLAGGLKG from the coding sequence ATGCAGCGGCGGGTCCGGCAGCGACTGACCTCCCGCACCGCGACGGCGGCCGCGGTCATCATCGCCGTGATCTGGACCATCCCGACGTTCGGCCTGCTCGTCTCGTCCTTCCGGCCTGAGGACAACATCAAGGGCAACGGCTGGTGGAACGTCATCACGGACCGCCAGTTCACCCTCGAGAACTACGCCGATGTCCTCAGCCCGGGCGGCAGCCAGTCCCCGAACCTGCTGTCCTACTTCGTGAACTCGCTCGCGATCGTCATCCCCGGCACCATCTTCACGCTGGTCCTCGGTGCCATGGCGGCCTACATGTTCGCGTGGGGCCGGTTCAGGGGCAAGGACAGCCTGTTCATCTTCGTGTTCGCCCTGCAGATCGTGCCCCTCCAGATGGCGCTGATCCCCTTGCTGCAGCTCTTCACGCAGGTGCTGAAGTTCGGGGACGTCCAGCTGCTGCCGAGCGGCACGTACGCCCAGCTCTGGGTGGCCCACACGATCTTCGGGTTGCCGCTGGCGATCTTCCTGCTCCACAACTTCATCGCGGAGATCCCCGGTGAGGTCATCGAGGCCGCCCGCGTGGACGGCGCCGGTCACAGCACCATCTTCTGGCGGATCATCGTCCCGCTCGCCACGCCCGCCCTGGCGTCGTTCGGCATCTTCCAGTTCCTCTGGCTCTGGAACGACCTGCTGGTCGCCCTCGTGTTCTCGGGAGGCGGCGCCGACGTCGCCCCGATCACGCAGCGCCTCGCGGAGATCCAGGGCTCCAGGGGCGGCGAGTGGCAGCGGCTGACCGCCGGGGCCTTCGTCTCGATCATCGTGCCCCTCGCCGTGTTCTTCGGGCTGCAGCGCTACTTCGTGAGAGGACTTCTGGCGGGTGGTCTGAAAGGCTGA
- a CDS encoding LacI family DNA-binding transcriptional regulator, which yields MTSIDDVAAALGVSTATVSRALRGLPGVAEETRARVTSTAKSLGYVPSSAASGLASGRTMAMGVLVPAIDRWYFSAVLEGIDRQLRAAGYDLIVFSLGGDGVNRDRVFHRSILRKRIDALVVMCMHLTAEEREAVQQLEYPHIVVGGAVEGVRHVGIDDARAARDAVEHLIGHGHTRIAHMRGGGSFDIDFEVPRLRGEAFRQTMADHGLPVREDWSAFGDFTFATSRVSALALLADPADRPTAVFCSSDEMAFGVLRAAAELGIDVPGELSVIGIDDHEFAEPMGLTTVRQDPGDQGAYAADLLLGELLRHEPAEYPPSRPHLLIERASTGPVRR from the coding sequence ATGACAAGCATCGATGACGTCGCTGCAGCCCTCGGAGTCTCGACCGCCACGGTGTCCCGCGCACTGCGCGGGCTGCCGGGCGTCGCCGAGGAGACGCGTGCCCGGGTCACCTCGACCGCCAAGAGCCTCGGGTACGTGCCGTCGTCGGCGGCGTCCGGTCTGGCGTCCGGCCGCACCATGGCGATGGGCGTCCTCGTCCCGGCGATCGACCGCTGGTACTTCTCCGCGGTGCTCGAGGGCATCGACCGGCAGCTCCGCGCCGCGGGATACGACCTGATCGTGTTCAGCCTCGGCGGCGACGGCGTGAACCGCGACCGCGTGTTCCACCGCTCCATCCTGCGCAAGCGCATCGACGCCCTCGTGGTCATGTGCATGCACCTGACGGCCGAGGAACGCGAGGCCGTCCAGCAGCTCGAGTACCCCCATATCGTGGTGGGCGGCGCGGTGGAGGGTGTGCGGCACGTGGGGATCGACGACGCGCGGGCGGCACGCGACGCCGTCGAGCACCTCATCGGGCATGGCCACACGAGGATCGCCCATATGCGCGGCGGCGGGTCGTTCGACATCGACTTCGAGGTGCCCCGCCTCCGCGGGGAGGCGTTCCGGCAGACCATGGCGGACCACGGCCTTCCCGTCCGCGAGGACTGGTCCGCGTTCGGCGACTTCACGTTCGCCACCTCACGCGTCTCCGCCCTGGCCCTGCTCGCCGACCCGGCGGACCGGCCGACGGCGGTGTTCTGCTCCTCCGACGAGATGGCGTTCGGGGTACTGAGGGCCGCGGCGGAGCTCGGCATCGACGTGCCGGGCGAGCTGTCCGTCATCGGGATCGACGACCACGAGTTCGCGGAGCCCATGGGCCTGACGACCGTCCGTCAGGACCCGGGAGATCAGGGCGCGTACGCGGCGGACCTGCTGCTGGGGGAGCTGCTGCGGCACGAACCCGCCGAGTACCCACCGTCGCGCCCCCATCTGCTCATCGAGCGGGCGTCCACGGGGCCCGTCCGGCGCTGA
- a CDS encoding exodeoxyribonuclease III — MKIATWNVNSLRARADRVEAWLDRSDVDVLAIQETKCKDDNFPWELFENSGFEVAHFGLSQWNGVAIASRVGLDDVERTFPGQPAFGKPGTEAVQEARAIAATCGGVRVWSLYVPNGRALDDPHMPYKIEWLDVLRGHAQRWIGEDPEAQIALMGDWNIAPQDEDVWDIDLFVNGGYTHVSPPERAAFQAFLDAGFADVARPYTPGPGLYTYWDYTQLRFPKKEGMRIDFVLGSPALAARATNAFVDREERKGKGASDHAPVVVELSGP, encoded by the coding sequence GTGAAGATCGCCACCTGGAACGTCAATTCCCTCCGAGCCCGTGCCGACCGCGTCGAGGCGTGGCTCGACAGGTCCGACGTCGACGTCCTGGCCATCCAGGAGACGAAGTGCAAGGACGACAACTTCCCCTGGGAACTGTTCGAGAACAGCGGCTTCGAGGTGGCGCACTTCGGCCTGAGCCAGTGGAACGGCGTCGCCATCGCCTCCCGCGTGGGGCTCGACGACGTCGAACGCACCTTCCCCGGCCAGCCAGCCTTCGGCAAACCCGGGACGGAGGCGGTGCAGGAAGCCCGCGCCATCGCCGCGACCTGTGGCGGCGTGCGCGTCTGGAGCCTGTACGTACCGAACGGCCGGGCACTCGACGACCCGCACATGCCGTACAAGATCGAATGGCTCGACGTCCTCCGCGGCCATGCGCAGCGCTGGATCGGCGAGGACCCCGAGGCGCAGATCGCCCTCATGGGTGACTGGAACATCGCGCCGCAGGACGAGGACGTGTGGGACATCGACCTCTTCGTCAACGGCGGGTACACGCATGTCAGCCCGCCCGAGCGCGCCGCGTTCCAGGCGTTCCTCGACGCCGGGTTCGCCGACGTCGCCCGCCCCTACACCCCGGGCCCCGGCCTCTACACGTACTGGGACTACACGCAGCTGCGGTTCCCGAAGAAGGAGGGCATGCGCATCGACTTCGTCCTCGGCTCTCCCGCCCTGGCAGCGCGCGCCACGAATGCGTTCGTGGACCGTGAGGAGCGCAAGGGCAAGGGCGCCTCCGACCATGCTCCCGTCGTCGTGGAACTCAGCGGGCCGTGA
- the nadE gene encoding ammonia-dependent NAD(+) synthetase translates to MRELQAQIIEEMGVKPTIDPAAEVRRRVAFLKDYVRSTGTRGFVLGISGGLDSTLAGKLAQLAVDELRSEGADADFVAMRLPYNVQKDEEDAQAALAFIQPRTSRVFNVAPAVDGFQQEYAETTGERISDFTKGNTKARARMVAQYAMAGQHNLLVIGTDHGAESVTGFFTKFGDGGADILPLFGLNKRQNRALLKELGAPASLYEKIPTADLLDDLPGRADEHELGLTYEQIDDYLEGREVDPDAAKAIEHRYWITRHKRTVPVTVFDSWWRE, encoded by the coding sequence ATGCGTGAACTCCAGGCTCAGATCATCGAGGAAATGGGCGTCAAGCCCACCATCGACCCCGCGGCGGAGGTTCGCCGCCGGGTCGCCTTCCTGAAGGACTACGTACGGTCCACAGGTACCCGCGGGTTCGTCCTCGGCATCAGCGGAGGGCTCGATTCGACCCTCGCCGGCAAGCTCGCCCAGCTCGCCGTCGACGAGCTGCGGTCCGAGGGGGCCGACGCCGACTTCGTCGCGATGCGCCTTCCCTACAACGTCCAGAAGGACGAGGAGGACGCCCAGGCCGCCCTCGCCTTCATCCAGCCGCGCACGTCGAGGGTGTTCAACGTGGCGCCCGCCGTCGACGGCTTCCAGCAGGAGTACGCGGAGACCACCGGCGAGCGGATCTCCGACTTCACCAAGGGCAACACGAAGGCCCGCGCCCGCATGGTGGCGCAGTACGCGATGGCCGGGCAGCACAACCTGCTCGTGATCGGCACCGATCACGGCGCCGAGTCCGTGACGGGCTTCTTCACGAAGTTCGGCGACGGCGGAGCGGACATCCTCCCGCTCTTCGGCCTCAACAAGCGCCAGAACCGCGCCCTGCTGAAGGAACTCGGAGCGCCCGCGTCCCTCTACGAGAAGATCCCGACGGCGGACCTGCTCGACGACCTGCCCGGCCGCGCCGACGAGCACGAGCTGGGGCTGACCTACGAGCAGATCGACGACTACCTCGAGGGACGCGAGGTGGACCCCGACGCGGCGAAGGCCATCGAGCACCGCTATTGGATCACGCGGCACAAGCGCACCGTGCCGGTGACCGTCTTCGATTCCTGGTGGCGGGAGTAA
- a CDS encoding sugar phosphate isomerase/epimerase family protein, whose amino-acid sequence MTRNFTLFTGQWADLPFEKVAELAGQWGYDGLEIAVSGDHLDAWRWDDDAYIQDRLDILERNGLKVWAISNHLKGQAVCDDPIDFRHQAIVGPTVWGDGDPEGVRQRAAEEMKHTARLAKKLGVDTVVGFTGSSIWQYVAMFPPVPAAKIDAGYQDFADRWNPILDVFDECGVRFAHEVHPSEIAYDYWSTQRTLEAIGHRPAFGLNWDPSHFMWQQIDPVAFISDFKDRIYHVDCKDTKMRMGGGRNGIMSSHLPWGDPRRGWDFVSTGRGDVPWEDSFRALTAIGYTGPISVEWEDAGMDRLQGAPEALAFLKTFDFAPSETSFDAAFSQ is encoded by the coding sequence ATGACCCGCAACTTCACCCTGTTCACCGGCCAGTGGGCCGATCTCCCCTTCGAGAAGGTCGCCGAGCTCGCCGGCCAGTGGGGCTACGACGGCCTCGAGATCGCCGTCTCGGGAGACCACCTCGACGCCTGGCGCTGGGACGACGACGCCTACATCCAGGACCGGCTCGACATCCTCGAGCGCAACGGCCTGAAGGTCTGGGCCATCTCGAACCACCTCAAGGGCCAGGCGGTCTGCGACGACCCGATCGACTTCCGCCACCAGGCCATCGTGGGCCCGACGGTCTGGGGCGACGGCGACCCCGAGGGGGTACGGCAGCGCGCCGCCGAGGAGATGAAGCACACCGCCCGGCTCGCGAAGAAGCTCGGCGTGGACACCGTCGTCGGCTTCACCGGCTCCTCGATCTGGCAGTACGTGGCCATGTTCCCGCCCGTACCCGCCGCCAAGATCGATGCCGGCTACCAGGACTTCGCCGACCGCTGGAACCCCATCCTGGACGTCTTCGACGAGTGCGGTGTCCGTTTCGCCCACGAGGTGCACCCCTCCGAGATCGCCTACGACTACTGGTCCACGCAGCGCACCCTCGAGGCCATCGGCCACCGCCCGGCGTTCGGCCTGAACTGGGACCCGAGCCACTTCATGTGGCAGCAGATCGACCCGGTGGCGTTCATCTCCGACTTCAAGGACCGCATATACCACGTGGACTGCAAGGACACGAAGATGCGCATGGGCGGCGGCCGCAACGGCATCATGTCCTCGCACCTGCCCTGGGGGGATCCGCGGCGCGGCTGGGACTTCGTGTCCACGGGCCGCGGTGACGTGCCCTGGGAGGACAGCTTCCGCGCCCTGACGGCCATCGGCTACACCGGGCCCATCTCGGTGGAGTGGGAGGACGCCGGCATGGACCGCCTGCAGGGCGCACCCGAGGCGCTGGCCTTCCTGAAGACGTTCGACTTCGCGCCGTCGGAGACCTCCTTCGACGCGGCCTTCAGCCAGTAG
- a CDS encoding Gfo/Idh/MocA family protein — translation MTSPLSGQVPDRPASRPLGVAMIGYAFMGKAHSAAWRTVGSHFDVPATARRVIVGRDAGRTAEAAALYGWEESSTDWREAIHRDDIDIVDICTPGYLHAEIAIEALKAGKHVLVEKPLANTIAESTEMVAAAAGAREHGVQSMVGFNYRRVPALAHARDLIADGRLGAVRQLRVAYLQDWLVDAESPMTWRLRRETAGSGALGDIASHALDQVQFLTGENVTEVSGRLRTFVEERPGPDGREPVTVDDAAWITAELAGGAIATVEVSRVATGVKNGLRIEVFGERGALRFDLENLNELWFMEATGPVTEQGFRRILVTEPGHPYLEAWWPQGHIIGWEHTFTHQLRDFLTSIRTGRPVQPSFEAGLQIQRVLAAVEESAAAKSAVVQVGSATPAH, via the coding sequence ATGACATCCCCCCTTTCCGGTCAGGTACCGGATCGTCCCGCGTCGCGCCCGCTCGGCGTCGCAATGATCGGCTACGCCTTCATGGGCAAGGCGCACTCCGCGGCCTGGCGGACGGTCGGCAGCCACTTCGACGTGCCGGCCACCGCACGACGCGTCATCGTCGGCAGGGATGCCGGGCGGACCGCCGAGGCCGCCGCGCTCTACGGCTGGGAGGAATCCTCCACGGACTGGCGGGAGGCGATCCACCGGGACGACATCGACATCGTGGACATCTGCACCCCCGGCTACCTCCACGCCGAGATCGCCATCGAGGCACTGAAGGCGGGCAAGCACGTGCTGGTGGAGAAGCCGCTCGCCAACACCATCGCCGAGAGCACCGAGATGGTGGCCGCGGCGGCCGGGGCGCGGGAGCACGGCGTCCAGTCCATGGTCGGGTTCAACTACCGGCGCGTGCCGGCCCTCGCCCACGCCCGCGACCTCATCGCCGACGGCCGGCTGGGCGCCGTCCGTCAGCTGCGCGTCGCCTACCTGCAGGACTGGCTGGTCGACGCCGAGTCCCCGATGACGTGGCGCCTGCGCCGGGAGACCGCCGGATCCGGCGCGCTCGGCGACATCGCCTCCCACGCCCTGGACCAGGTGCAGTTCCTCACCGGCGAGAACGTCACGGAGGTATCGGGCCGTCTGCGCACCTTCGTGGAGGAGCGGCCCGGCCCGGACGGCCGGGAACCCGTGACGGTCGACGACGCCGCGTGGATCACCGCCGAACTCGCCGGCGGTGCCATCGCCACGGTCGAGGTCTCGCGCGTGGCCACCGGGGTGAAGAACGGACTCCGCATCGAGGTCTTCGGCGAGCGCGGCGCCCTCCGCTTCGACCTGGAGAACCTCAACGAGCTCTGGTTCATGGAGGCGACCGGCCCCGTGACCGAGCAGGGCTTCCGCCGCATCCTCGTGACCGAGCCGGGCCATCCCTACCTGGAGGCATGGTGGCCGCAGGGACACATCATCGGCTGGGAGCACACCTTCACGCACCAGCTGCGCGACTTCCTCACCTCCATCCGCACGGGCCGGCCGGTCCAGCCGTCCTTCGAGGCCGGCCTGCAGATCCAGCGCGTGCTCGCCGCCGTCGAGGAGAGCGCGGCGGCCAAGAGCGCCGTCGTCCAGGTCGGCTCCGCCACCCCCGCCCACTAG
- a CDS encoding carbohydrate ABC transporter permease: MIETPGFRWFRRIGLTFLFLLVALPLYVVVVTSFKPLSDVRGLFTWVPSTVTFEPYLEIWQTVPLGHYFKNSLIVTTLATIFSVIIAIMAAYAVARLNFRGQRSFSLVVLSTQMFPGILFLLPLFLIFTQIQRTVGLQLNGSYTGLVITYLTFTLPFAIWMLAGYFASIPRELEEAAMIDGTSRAGAFIRVVIPVAKPGIIAVAVYSFITAWGEVLFASVLTNNDTRTLAIGLQAYANQTDVYWNQLMAASVVVSLPVLIGFMMVQRHLVAGLSAGSVK, encoded by the coding sequence TTGATTGAGACACCGGGCTTCCGCTGGTTCCGCCGCATCGGCCTGACCTTCCTCTTCCTCCTCGTCGCGCTCCCCCTGTACGTGGTGGTGGTGACGAGCTTCAAGCCCCTCTCCGACGTCCGGGGCCTCTTCACCTGGGTGCCGTCGACGGTCACCTTCGAGCCCTATCTCGAGATCTGGCAGACCGTCCCGCTGGGGCACTACTTCAAGAACAGCCTGATCGTGACCACCCTCGCCACGATCTTCTCCGTGATCATCGCGATCATGGCCGCCTACGCGGTGGCGCGGCTGAACTTCCGGGGCCAGCGGTCCTTCAGCCTCGTGGTCCTGTCCACGCAGATGTTCCCCGGCATCCTGTTCCTCCTGCCGCTGTTCCTGATCTTCACGCAGATCCAGCGGACCGTGGGGCTGCAGCTCAACGGGTCGTACACGGGACTCGTCATCACGTACCTGACGTTCACGCTGCCCTTCGCCATCTGGATGCTCGCCGGCTACTTCGCGTCGATCCCGCGCGAGCTCGAGGAAGCGGCGATGATCGACGGGACGAGTCGCGCGGGAGCCTTCATCCGGGTGGTCATCCCGGTGGCCAAGCCGGGGATCATCGCCGTCGCCGTGTACTCCTTCATCACCGCGTGGGGCGAGGTCCTCTTCGCGTCGGTGCTCACCAACAACGACACCCGGACCCTCGCCATCGGCCTGCAGGCCTACGCCAACCAGACCGACGTCTACTGGAACCAGCTCATGGCGGCATCCGTCGTCGTTTCGCTTCCGGTCCTCATCGGCTTCATGATGGTCCAGCGGCACCTCGTTGCAGGACTGTCCGCAGGCTCGGTCAAGTAG